From a region of the Bombus terrestris chromosome 8, iyBomTerr1.2, whole genome shotgun sequence genome:
- the LOC100647538 gene encoding ATP-dependent helicase brm isoform X4, translated as MASPSPQSSPMPPPQTPSPMGPPQQAPSPSNPQGSPMGPPQHHPHSPTQAYQTGPPMPPGGPPMSQPNQQPSSQQQNYPSHPQQMQSAMGPQNQSGPGMPVSQNSNSQQAPSGPMVPGQMGPSGSQGTSHIMQSGPNQMNANGPGQMSAGGPGQMGPGGPGPMGPGGPGQMGPGGPGQMGPGGPGQMGPGGPGQMGPGGPGQMGPGGPGPMGPGGPGQMGPGGPGQMGPGGSGPIGASHMGQAAGGPPGGPHMSQAPPQMGPGNGPVPQMGSGGPSNSQMVPGGPGHMSGPPGSSHMNAAGPPGPGHMNTSGPPGSGHMNATGPPGTGHMNATGPPGPGHMSSGGPPGPGHMSTNGPPGPGHINTNGPPGSTHMNASGPPGSHLNSGPSIPSHINASGPPGSGHMSASGPGNHLGPGGPGQMPPGGSTAHNLGPGGPNQMGPGGPNQMVPSNQTPMGPSPMGPVGQGGQIGPNAPGQMGHNGPSPMGPNAPGQMGIGSASSQLGMGGPGSQLGPGGPGSQMGPGSGPGGQLGSSLGQMGPGSGPGGQMPPSNGPGGSMGPGSGPGGQMVSTSGPGGQIGPGSSPGGQIGPGSGSGNQIGPGNAPGNPMTPGSGPSGQMGPGTGPNSQMGPGNLPGGQMGPGNNSNSQMGPGNGPSGQIGPGGQMGPNGPGGQMGPGGSGVQIPPGGPANQMGPGGPGNQIGPSGPNNQLSHSGASNQMGPSGQSSSGQIGPGSQGQQIVPGGSAPIGPGAPVNQMSQTGPGGPPGAGQENLNALQKAIDSMEEKGLQEDPRYSQLLALRARQGNIGEKQAFSSQQLQQLRVQIMAYRLLARNQPLSQQLALAVQGGAPPPPGMGQRTPIDPSQGPPTTTGPQISGPNVIGSAVPPRPGCQTPQQQQPPQPGAKTNRVTSVAKPAGLDPLLILQERENRVAARIALRMEQLSNLPTNMPEDLRIQAQIELRMLRVLNFQRQLRSEILACTRKDTTLETAVNVKAYKRTKRQGLREARATEKLEKQQKLEAERKRRQKHQEFLSSVLQHGKDFKEFHRNNVAKLARLNKAVLNYHANAEREQKKEQERIEKERMRRLMAEDEEGYRKLIDQKKDKRLAFLLSQTDEYISNLTEMVKQHKIEQKRKQVEEQKRKKKKKKLQDGEGGEDGNANEDTRVGVIETATGRTLTGEEAPLMSQLSQFLESHPGWEPIESESEDDEDEEEEENEGEEKGENKEKSTGDSEEEKVKKTIHKAKVEDDEYKTEEQTYYSIAHTVHEVVTEQASIMVNGKLKEYQIKGLEWLVSLFNNNLNGILADEMGLGKTIQTIALVTYLMEKKKVNGPFLIIVPLSTLSNWVLEFEKWAPSVVVVSYKGSPAGRRAIQSQMRATKFNVLLTTYEYVIKDKGVLAKLQWKYMIIDEGHRMKNHHCKLTQVLNTHYLAPHRLLLTGTPLQNKLPELWALLNFLLPSIFKSCSTFEQWFNAPFATTGEKVELNEEETILIIRRLHKVLRPFLLRRLKKEVESQLPDKVEYIIKCDMSGLQKVLYKHMQSKGVLLTDGSEKGKQGKGGAKALMNTIVQLRKLCNHPFMFQAIEEKYCEHVGTQGSGVITGPDLYRASGKFELLDRILPKLKATNHRVLLFCQMTQLMTIMEDYLSWRGFMYLRLDGTTKAEDRGDLLKKFNDPGSEYFLFLLSTRAGGLGLNLQAADTVIIFDSDWNPHQDLQAQDRAHRIGQKNEVRVLRLMTVNSVEERILAAARYKLNMDEKVIQAGMFDQKSTGSERQQFLQSILHQDDAEDEEENEVPDDETVNQMIARTEGEFEIFQKLDLERRREEAKLGPNRKSRLLEEAELPDWLVKDDDEVERWTYEEDEDRFLGRGSRQRKEVDYTDSLTEKEWLKAIDDDGAEYEEEEEDDKKKKKTRKRKKKGEEDDEPMPKKRRGTGSSIDPKMKRAMKKLLMVVVNYTDSTDGRLLSEPFMKLPSRRELPDYYEIIKKPLTINKLLQKIEEGKYADFDDLEKDFMQLCKNAQIYNEEASLIHEDSIVLQSVFTNARQRIEEEGNNSDMDDKGEGEEGSDADSTVRMRIKLKGRKGEGRGGRRKRVTKKYISDDDDDGDDN; from the exons ATGGCAAGTCCTTCACCACAATCATCTCCTATGCCTCCACCACAAACGCCAAGTCCTATGGGCCCTCCTCAGCAGGCACCATCACCTTCTAACCCACAAGGTAGTCCTATGGGTCCACCACAGCATCATCCTCATAGTCCAACACAAGCATATCAAACTGGTCCGCCAATGCCACCTGGAGGTCCACCTATGTCTCAACCGAATCAACAACCTTCATCGCAACAGCAGAATTATCCATCACACCCACAACAAATGCAATCTGCTATGGGTCCAcag AATCAGAGTGGACCTGGCATGCCAGTTAGTCAAAATTCTAATTCTCAGCAGGCTCCCAGTGGACCTATGGTACCAGGCCAAATGGGACCAAGTGGATCTCAAGGAACATCTCACATTATGCAATCTGGTCCAAACCAAATGAATGCAAATGGACCAGGACAAATGAGTGCTGGTGGCCCTGGTCAGATGGGCCCAGGAGGCCCTGGTCCAATGGGCCCAGGAGGCCCTGGTCAAATGGGCCCAGGAGGCCCTGGTCAAATGGGCCCAGGAGGCCCTGGTCAAATGGGACCAGGAGGCCCTGGTCAGATGGGACCAGGAGGCCCCGGTCAAATGGGCCCAGGAGGCCCTGGTCCAATGGGCCCAGGAGGCCCTGGTCAAATGGGCCCAGGAGGTCCTGGTCAAATGGGTCCAGGAGGTTCAGGACCAATTGGAGCAAGCCATATGGGCCAAGCTGCTGGAGGACCACCAGGAGGTCCACATATGAGTCAGGCTCCTCCTCAAATGGGTCCAGGAAATGGACCTGTGCCACAAATGGGTTCTGGAGGACCTTCAAATTCGCAAATGGTACCTGGAGGACCAGGACATATGAGTGGCCCACCAGGATCAAGCCATATGAATGCAGCTGGACCACCAGGTCCAGGACATATGAATACAAGTGGGCCACCAGGATCAGGCCATATGAATGCAACTGGACCCCCTGGAACAGGCCATATGAATGCGACTGGGCCACCAGGACCAGGTCATATGAGTTCAGGTGGTCCGCCTGGACCAGGACATATGAGCACTAATGGGCCCCCTGGACCAGGACATATTAATACAAATGGTCCACCCGGTTCAACTCATATGAATGCTAGTGGTCCGCCTGGAAGTCATTTAAATAGCGGACCATCCATACCAAGTCATATAAATGCAAGTGGTCCACCAGGATCTGGACATATGAGTGCTAGCGGACCAGGAAATCATTTAGGCCCTGGAGGGCCAGGTCAAATGCCTCCAGGTGGTTCTACTGCACATAACTTGGGGCCAGGAGGACCAAATCAAATGGGTCCTGGAGGTCCAAATCAAATGGTACCTAGTAATCAAACCCCTATGGGACCTAGTCCCATGGGGCCTGTTGGACAAGGTGGACAAATTGGGCCAAATGCACCTGGCCAAATGGGACATAACGGACCATCACCAATGGGTCCAAATGCTCCTGGACAGATGGGTATCGGATCTGCCTCGTCGCAACTGGGAATGGGAGGGCCTGGAAGTCAGTTGGGTCCAGGTGGGCCAGGTAGTCAAATGGGTCCGGGTAGTGGACCTGGGGGACAATTAGGAAGTAGTCTTGGACAAATGGGGCCAGGAAGTGGACCTGGAGGACAAATGCCACCAAGCAATGGACCTGGAGGGTCCATGGGCCCTGGAAGTGGTCCTGGTGGACAAATGGTATCAACTAGTGGACCTGGAGGTCAAATAGGGCCAGGAAGCAGTCCTGGAGGGCAAATAGGACCGGGAAGTGGTAGTGGAAATCAAATAGGACCTGGAAATGCTCCTGGAAATCCGATGACGCCAGGAAGCGGACCTAGCGGACAAATGGGTCCAGGAACTGGACCCAATAGTCAAATGGGACCGGGAAATTTACCTGGAGGACAAATGGGCCCAGGAAATAACTCAAATAGTCAAATGGGTCCTGGAAATGGACCAAGTGGACAGATAGGCCCAGGTGGTCAAATGGGACCCAATGGTCCTGGAGGGCAAATGGGTCCAGGTGGTTCAGGAGTACAAATACCACCAGGTGGTCCTGCAAATCAAATGGGACCTGGTGGCCCTGGTAATCAAATAGGACCAAGTGGACCAAACAATCAGCTAAGCCACAGTGGTGCTAGCAATCAAATGGGACCAAGTGGACAGTCATCTTCTGGTCAAATTGGCCCTGGTTCACAGGGCCAACAAATTGTTCCAGGAGGTTCAGCGCCAATCGGGCCTGGTGCACCTGTGAATCAAATGAGTCAAACTGGACCTGGTGGTCCACCTGGTGCTGGACAAGAAAATTTGAATGCTTTACAGAAAGCTATTGATTCAATGGAAGAAAAGGGACTTCAAGAGGATCCACGTTATTCTCAGCTATTAGCTTTAAGGGCTCGTCAAGGCAACATTGGAGAGAAACAAGCTTTTAGTTCACAACAATTACAACAATTGCG TGTACAGATAATGGCATATCGATTATTAGCAAGAAATCAACCGTTATCGCAACAACTTGCACTTGCAGTTCAAG GTGGAGCACCTCCTCCTCCAGGTATGGGACAACGAACTCCTATAGATCCATCTCAAGGACCTCCTACTACTACAGGCCCACAAATCTCTGGACCAAATGTAATTGGTTCTGCGGTTCCTCCAAGACCAGGTTGTCAAAcaccacaacaacaacaacCTCCTCAACCAGGTGCTAAAACTAACAGAGTGACAAGTGTGGCAAAACCAGCTGGTTTAGATCCGCTACTGATTTTGCAGGAACGTGAAAACAG agTTGCAGCACGCATAGCGTTACGAATGGAACAATTGAGCAATTTACCAACTAACATGCCAGAAGATCTCCGTATCCAGGCACAGATTGAGTTACGGATGCTTAGGGTACTGAATTTCCAAAGACAACTACGATCAGAG ATTTTAGCATGTACCCGAAAAGATACTACCTTAGAAACTGCAGTGAATGTAAAGGCCTACAAGCGTACGAAAAGACAAGGACTTAGGGAAGCCAGAGCTACAGAAAAACTCGAAAAGCAACAAAAATTGGAAGCTGAACGTAAAAGAAGGCAAAAACATCAA gAGTTTCTTAGTTCTGTACTTCAACATGGTAaagatttcaaagaatttcatCGAAACAATGTGGCCAAATTGGCAAGACTCAACAAAGCTGTTCTAAATTACCATGCAAATGCTGAAAGAGAACAGAAGAAAGAACAGGAGCGTATTGAGAAAGAACGTATGAGACGTCTTATGGCGGAAGACGAAGAAGGTTACAGAAAACTGATTGACCAAAAGAAAGATAAACGGTTAGCGTTTCTGTTGTCACAGACAGATGAATATATCAGTAATCTTACTGAAATGGTAAAACAACACAAGATAGAACAAAAAAGGAAGCAAGTGGAAGAACAAAAGCGTAAAAAG aaaaagaagaagttgCAAGATGGCGAAGGAGGTGAAGATGGAAATGCTAATGAAGATACTCGTGTTGGAGTGATTGAGACAGCTACTGGTCGCACATTAACTGGCGAAGAAGCACCGCTAATGAGTCAACTTTCACAATTCTTAGAATCTCATCCAGGATGGGAACCAATTGAATCCGAAAGTGAAGATGATGAAgatgaagaggaagaagaaaatgaaggtgaagaaaaaggggaaaataaagaaaaatctacTGGCGATTCAGAAGAAGAAAAGGTTAAAAAGACTATACATAAAGCCAAAGTAGAGGACGATGAATACAAAACGGAAGAACAAACGTATTACAGTATTGCACACACTGTGCACGAGGTAGTAACAGAACAGGCATCTATCATGGTCaatggaaaattgaaagaatatcAAATCAAG GGTTTGGAATGGCTGGTGtcattatttaacaataatctCAATGGTATACTTGCGGATGAAATGGGTCTTGGCAAAACTATTCAAACAATAGCTTTGGTGACTTATCttatggagaaaaaaaaagtaaacggGCCATTTCTTATAATTGTTCCTTTATC AACTTTGTCGAATTGGGTATTGGAATTTGAGAAATGGGCTCCTAGTGTTGTAGTTGTTTCGTATAAAGGTTCACCAGCTGGCAGAAGAGCCATTCAATCTCAAATGAGAGCCACTAAATTTAATGTTTTGCTTACTACTTACGAATATGTTATTAAAGATAAGGGCGTTTTAGCAAAATTGCAGTGGAAATATATGATTATCGACGAAGGACATAGAATGAAAAATCATCACTGTAAACTAACTCAAGTATTAAATACACATTATCTGGCTCCTCATCGGCTTCTACTGACAGGGACACCATTGCAAAATAAATTGCCTGAATTGTGGgcattattaaattttctacttCCTTCAATCTTTAAATCTTGTAGTACTTTCGAACAATGGTTCAATGCTCCATTCGCAACCACTGGTGAAAAGGTAGAATTAAATGAAGAAGAAACTATTCTTATTATTCGCCGATTACATAAAGTATTACGTCCTTTCTTACTGAGACGTCTAAAGAAAGAAGTTGAATCACAGTTACCTGATAAAGTTGAATACATAATCAAATGCGATATGTCTGGACTGCAAAAGGTTCTTTATAAACACATGCAGAGTAAAGGTGTATTGCTAACTGATGGTTCAGAAAAGGGAAAACAGGGCAAAGGAGGCGCCAAAGCTTTAATGAACACCATTGTGCAATTGAGAAAATTATGCAATCATCCATTCATGTTCCAAGCTATTGAAGAAAAATACTGCGAGCATGTAGGTACGCAAGGATCTGGTGTGATTACTGGTCCCGACTTGTATCGTGCCTCTGGAAAATTTGAATTGCTGGATCGTATTCTTCCGAAATTAAAAGCGACAAATCACAGAGTACTATTATTCTGTCAAATGACACAGCTAATGACAATTATGGAAGATTACTTAAGTTGGAGAGGATTTATGTATTTGCGATTAGATGGAACTACGAAAGCTGAAGATAGAGGAGACTTACTCAAGAAATTCAACGATCCTGGTTccgaatatttcttatttttgttaTCGACACGTGCTGGTGGCCTTGGATTAAATTTGCAAGCTGCGGATACCGTTATTATTTTTGATTCTGATTGGAATCCGCATCAGGACTTGCAAGCACAAGATAGAGCACATAGAATTGGACAAAAGAATGAAGTACGTGTACTTAGATTAATGACGGTTAATTCGGTCGAAGAAAGAATATTGGCTGCAGCTAGATACAAATTGAACATGGATGAAAAGGTTATACAAGCGGGAATGTTCGATCAAAAGTCGACTGGTTCTGAACGGCAACAATTCTTACAAAGCATTTTGCATCAAGATGATgctgaagatgaagaagaaaatgaagtaCCGGACGATGAAACGGTTAATCAAATGATTGCACGGACGGAAggtgaatttgaaatatttcaaaagttaGATTTAGAACGAAGAAGGGAAGAAGCAAAGCTGGGTCCAAACAGAAAGTCCCGACTATTGGAGGAAGCTGAGTTACCCGATTGGTTAGTAAAAGATGATGATGAGGTTGAAAGGTGGACGTACGAAGAAGATGAGGATAGATTCCTTGGACGAGGTTCAAGACAACGGAAGGAAGTTGATTATACTGACAGTTTGACTGAAAAAGAATGGCTGAAAGCAATCGATGACGATGGAGCTGAGtacgaagaggaagaggaagacgataagaagaagaagaaaacacgaAAACGGAAGAAGAAAGGCGAGGAAGACGACGAGCCTATGCCAAAGAAGCGAAGAGGAACAGGATCTTCAATTGACCCGAAAATGAAACGAGCTATGAAAAAGTTGCTTATGGTAGTTGTTAATTACACTGATAGTACAGATGGCAGGCTCCTTAGCGAACCATTTATGAAATTACCATCCAGAAGAGAATTGCCGGattattacgaaattattaaaaaaccaTTAACTATCAATAAATTACTTCAAAAGATTGAAGAAGGAaag TATGCCGATTTTGACGATCTTGAGAAAGACTTTATGCAGTTGTGTAAAAACGCACAAATTTATAATGAAGAAGCTTCTCTCATACACGAAGATTCCATTGTTTTACAATCTGTATTTACGAATGCGCGTCAACGTATCGAAGAGGAAGGCAATAATTCCGACATGGATGACAAAG gtgAAGGCGAAGAAGGGTCTGACGCAGATTCCACTGTTAGAATGAGGATCAAGTTGAAAGGAAGGAAGGGCGAAGGTAGAGGAGGCCGGAGGAAAAGGGTCACTAAAAAGTATATATCggatgacgacgacgatggcGATGACAACTGA